Proteins from a single region of Gammaproteobacteria bacterium:
- the ligD gene encoding DNA ligase D, with protein sequence MSLKDYQRKRDFRKTTEPEGGKRSRRKGNLYIIQKHDARRPHYDFRLELDGALKSWAVPKGPSLDPGEKRLAVQVEDHPLAYGEFEGIIPKGQYGGGTVMLWDRGRWEGVGDIEASFRYGKLKFELSGEKLRGRWTLVRMGGKATSQGKNWLLIKEKDDIAGACSAPDVLKEQPQSVKSGRSMDEIAAAEDRVWKNGQSAKPRKKKTGGDRTPRTSGSKKGNTRTSPHADTRAAELANARKRDMPRDVKPQLAILVKEAPKGDGWLHEIKFDGYRLLCAISNRKARLITRNGHDWTRKFPRIAAAAADLHMSDAWLDGELVAMKASGVSDFQTLQNALKQGADAELAYYIFDLPFCDGHDLTRTPLIERKRLLRQLLSTSDAGPLRYSDHLQGEGGRMYGQACSHALEGIISKRADSPYQSRRARTWVKIKCMRAQEFVVCGYTDPAGSRKYFGALLLGYHDPDGRLVYCGRVGTGFDSKSLKAVHELLSARTRKTLPVRELPKDFDKRGVYWVRPDLVVEATFANWTDDGLLRQASFKGMREDKKPREVVREQPTAVPARSAASRKPASIQSKTTTATRSNSLQARIAGQHLTHPDRILYPGQGATKQDLALFYERISDWVPPHIAERPLSLVRCPQGSGKSCFFQKHITDALPDALKGVTVQEKEKRATYITISDLSGLIALVQLGVLEIHPWGSRADNPEKPDRLVFDLDPDPELGWKEVIQGARMLRERLDELSLKSFVKTSGGKGLHVVVPVTRRTSWEEFKAFSKGVAQDAARCDPQRYIATMSKAKRKGKIFIDRLRNGRGATSVAAYSTRARAQAPVSTPVSWDELDDIEGPGAFTLANLPARLESLKADPWQDFFETRQSITIAMLKAVRAA encoded by the coding sequence GTGAGCCTCAAGGACTATCAGCGCAAGCGCGACTTCCGCAAGACTACCGAACCGGAAGGCGGCAAGCGATCACGGCGCAAGGGCAATCTGTATATTATTCAGAAACACGACGCGCGACGTCCGCATTACGATTTTCGACTCGAACTAGATGGCGCGCTAAAAAGCTGGGCGGTGCCCAAAGGCCCGAGTCTTGACCCGGGCGAAAAACGTCTTGCCGTGCAGGTCGAGGATCATCCGCTTGCTTACGGTGAGTTCGAGGGCATAATCCCCAAAGGTCAATACGGCGGCGGTACCGTGATGTTGTGGGATCGCGGTCGCTGGGAAGGCGTCGGTGACATTGAGGCGAGCTTTCGGTACGGCAAACTCAAGTTCGAACTGTCCGGCGAAAAGCTGCGCGGCCGCTGGACACTCGTGCGCATGGGCGGCAAGGCCACTTCGCAAGGCAAGAACTGGCTGCTGATCAAAGAAAAAGATGACATCGCTGGCGCGTGCAGTGCACCCGATGTGCTGAAGGAACAGCCGCAGAGTGTGAAATCTGGACGCTCGATGGATGAAATTGCGGCTGCCGAAGATCGGGTATGGAAAAACGGCCAGTCGGCAAAACCCCGCAAGAAAAAAACAGGCGGTGACCGAACGCCAAGAACATCCGGATCGAAAAAAGGGAATACGCGCACTTCACCGCACGCCGATACGCGGGCCGCCGAGCTTGCGAACGCGCGCAAGCGCGACATGCCGCGCGATGTCAAACCGCAACTGGCGATCCTGGTCAAAGAGGCGCCAAAAGGCGATGGCTGGCTGCACGAGATCAAGTTCGATGGCTATCGGCTGCTGTGCGCAATCAGCAACCGCAAGGCGCGCCTGATCACCCGCAACGGCCATGACTGGACGCGCAAGTTTCCGCGCATCGCCGCGGCCGCGGCCGACCTTCACATGAGCGATGCGTGGCTGGACGGCGAACTGGTCGCGATGAAGGCCAGCGGCGTCAGCGACTTTCAGACGCTTCAGAATGCTCTCAAGCAGGGCGCCGACGCGGAGCTCGCGTATTATATTTTCGATCTGCCGTTTTGCGATGGCCACGATCTCACCCGCACGCCGCTGATCGAGCGCAAGCGGCTGTTGCGCCAGTTGCTTAGCACGAGCGACGCCGGGCCGTTGCGCTACAGCGATCACCTGCAAGGGGAAGGCGGGCGCATGTACGGCCAGGCGTGTTCGCACGCGCTGGAAGGCATTATCTCCAAGCGCGCTGACAGTCCGTATCAATCACGACGCGCACGCACATGGGTCAAAATCAAGTGCATGCGCGCCCAGGAATTCGTGGTGTGCGGCTACACCGATCCGGCCGGTTCGCGCAAATATTTCGGCGCCTTGCTGCTGGGTTATCACGACCCGGACGGTCGGCTCGTTTACTGCGGTCGCGTGGGTACCGGCTTTGACTCGAAATCGTTAAAGGCCGTGCATGAATTGCTGTCCGCGCGGACACGCAAAACCTTGCCAGTGCGGGAATTGCCGAAGGATTTCGACAAGCGTGGCGTGTACTGGGTGCGGCCCGATCTGGTTGTCGAAGCGACCTTCGCGAACTGGACGGATGACGGCTTGCTGCGGCAGGCGTCGTTTAAGGGCATGCGCGAGGACAAAAAGCCGCGCGAGGTCGTGCGCGAGCAGCCGACAGCCGTGCCTGCGCGCTCCGCCGCTTCGCGTAAGCCCGCGAGCATCCAATCAAAAACGACAACCGCAACCCGTTCGAATTCGCTACAGGCCCGTATCGCCGGCCAGCACCTGACGCACCCTGATCGAATCCTGTATCCAGGGCAAGGCGCCACCAAGCAGGATCTCGCGCTGTTTTACGAGCGCATCTCGGACTGGGTGCCGCCGCATATAGCAGAACGGCCGCTATCGCTGGTGCGCTGCCCGCAAGGGAGTGGCAAGAGTTGTTTTTTTCAGAAGCACATCACCGACGCGCTTCCGGACGCGCTCAAGGGCGTCACCGTGCAGGAGAAAGAAAAGCGCGCGACATACATCACGATCAGCGACCTGTCCGGCCTGATCGCGCTGGTGCAGCTCGGCGTGCTGGAGATCCATCCCTGGGGCAGCCGCGCGGACAATCCGGAGAAGCCGGATCGTCTGGTGTTCGATCTCGATCCTGACCCGGAACTAGGCTGGAAAGAGGTCATACAGGGCGCGCGCATGTTGCGCGAACGTCTGGACGAACTGTCGCTGAAAAGCTTCGTCAAGACTTCGGGCGGCAAGGGCTTGCACGTGGTCGTGCCGGTGACGCGGCGCACGAGCTGGGAGGAATTCAAGGCGTTTTCGAAAGGCGTCGCGCAAGATGCCGCGCGCTGTGATCCGCAACGCTACATCGCGACCATGAGCAAGGCAAAGCGCAAAGGGAAAATATTCATCGACAGGTTACGCAACGGCCGAGGCGCCACCAGCGTGGCCGCATATTCCACGCGAGCGCGCGCGCAAGCGCCGGTGTCGACGCCGGTAAGCTGGGATGAACTGGACGACATCGAAGGGCCCGGCGCCTTCACCTTGGCCAATCTTCCAGCACGGCTGGAATCATTGAAGGCGGACCCGTGGCAAGACTTTTTCGAGACGCGCCAGTCGATTACCATCGCCATGCTGAAAGCGGTGCGCGCGGCCTGA
- a CDS encoding Arc family DNA-binding protein, translated as MPVTLSIKHVPDHIAQGLRERAATNHRSIQGELMAILEASLHQERRLTARELLEQVRALGLKTPDDAVAMIRADRDAR; from the coding sequence ATGCCAGTTACTCTTTCAATCAAACACGTTCCAGACCACATCGCGCAAGGACTGAGGGAGCGCGCGGCGACAAATCATCGGTCGATTCAAGGCGAATTGATGGCGATCCTTGAGGCCAGTCTCCACCAGGAGAGAAGGCTTACCGCGCGGGAGTTGCTGGAACAGGTGCGCGCACTGGGCCTGAAAACGCCAGACGACGCAGTGGCCATGATTCGCGCGGACCGAGATGCGCGCTGA
- a CDS encoding DUF4112 domain-containing protein: protein MQTKNHDAGKGRLERLAWLLDSSIPLPGTNFRVGLDGVIGLIPGIGDAVGGVLSSYIVAEAARMGVPKTILIRMAFNVIVETVIGMIPIVGDLFDIAWKANNRNVALLREHLGDPRRTSTRSRVFVIVLSVVLFAVIIGIIALGVLVIAALVRALSG from the coding sequence ATGCAAACGAAAAATCACGATGCAGGCAAAGGCCGGCTGGAACGGCTGGCGTGGCTGCTGGACAGCTCCATCCCGTTGCCGGGGACGAACTTTCGCGTGGGTCTGGATGGCGTGATTGGCCTTATCCCCGGCATCGGCGACGCGGTGGGCGGCGTGTTATCCAGTTACATCGTCGCCGAAGCCGCACGCATGGGAGTGCCTAAAACCATACTTATCCGCATGGCCTTTAACGTGATCGTAGAAACCGTGATCGGCATGATTCCGATCGTCGGCGATCTGTTCGACATCGCGTGGAAAGCCAACAACCGCAACGTGGCCCTGCTGCGCGAACACTTAGGCGACCCGCGCCGCACGAGCACCCGCAGCCGCGTGTTCGTGATCGTTCTGAGCGTTGTCCTGTTCGCCGTTATCATCGGCATCATCGCGCTTGGCGTCCTGGTCATCGCCGCGCTGGTGCGGGCGCTGTCGGGGTGA
- a CDS encoding DUF3780 domain-containing protein, with protein MAAHSKVTYEGFGFCPRESAHHFVVNIPASNREDVAISEHFTFDAIEGRSPPTFGAGQNDGKLRSILARPKWGAIADELRVAFNRRLKAQGIKAGRWKTGINPVSRLLGKELTLLAWGIEEADPALIATAIKNWQGLVPEERWWLFTMTAAATGHAVHGRGHGWRKAIRYALTENPVTDAPHQPPPMFRLVARENEITAGRPDKRKRKSSGKIAS; from the coding sequence ATGGCCGCACACTCGAAGGTGACCTACGAAGGCTTCGGTTTCTGCCCGCGGGAATCCGCGCATCATTTTGTGGTGAACATCCCGGCCAGCAACCGTGAGGATGTGGCCATCTCCGAGCACTTCACGTTCGATGCCATCGAAGGGCGCAGCCCGCCAACGTTCGGCGCGGGCCAGAACGACGGCAAGCTGCGCTCGATCCTCGCGCGGCCGAAGTGGGGCGCCATCGCCGACGAGCTGCGCGTGGCGTTCAACCGTCGCCTCAAGGCGCAGGGGATCAAGGCGGGCCGCTGGAAGACTGGCATCAATCCTGTTTCGCGGTTATTGGGCAAGGAGCTGACGTTGCTGGCTTGGGGCATCGAGGAAGCCGATCCCGCGCTGATCGCAACGGCCATCAAGAACTGGCAGGGCCTTGTACCGGAGGAGCGCTGGTGGTTGTTCACCATGACCGCCGCCGCCACCGGCCACGCCGTACATGGTCGCGGCCACGGCTGGCGCAAGGCGATCCGTTACGCGCTCACGGAAAACCCGGTGACGGACGCGCCGCATCAGCCGCCACCGATGTTCCGGCTGGTCGCGCGGGAAAATGAAATTACAGCGGGAAGGCCGGACAAACGGAAGCGCAAATCTTCCGGCAAGATCGCGTCATGA
- a CDS encoding type II toxin-antitoxin system VapC family toxin, giving the protein MRFAPERLDLLVIKVVDASALAALVFQESRADEVADRLVQGRLVAPALLNFEMASICRKKIAVAPRQRETMIAAYHQSLRLEIEFLPVDFHALVQTAEKARLTTYDAAYLWLAKTLPAQLITLDERLANAARRAARSAR; this is encoded by the coding sequence CTGAGGTTCGCGCCTGAGAGGCTTGATCTCCTGGTAATCAAAGTCGTCGACGCCTCAGCCCTGGCGGCGCTTGTATTTCAGGAGTCTCGCGCCGACGAGGTGGCCGATCGGTTGGTGCAGGGCCGACTGGTGGCGCCCGCGCTTCTAAACTTCGAAATGGCCAGTATCTGCCGAAAAAAGATTGCAGTCGCGCCACGCCAGCGCGAAACGATGATTGCCGCCTATCACCAGTCGTTGCGGCTCGAAATCGAGTTCCTTCCAGTCGATTTCCACGCGCTCGTTCAGACGGCGGAGAAGGCTCGGCTTACAACCTACGATGCCGCTTACTTGTGGCTGGCCAAAACACTGCCCGCGCAACTGATAACACTGGACGAACGCCTCGCCAACGCGGCAAGGCGCGCGGCTCGAAGCGCCAGGTAA